The stretch of DNA CGCCGCCCAGGGCCTTGGACACCGCCGAGAGCTGGTGCGAGTAGAACATGTCCACCACCTTGCCCAGCCGCAGGCCGTCGATGGCGTTACCAATGGCACCGGCCGCGATCAGGGCCAGGGTGAACTGCAACGTCCGGCTGAGTTTGTGGCGGTCACGCACCATATAGGCCAGCAGACCCAGTCCGACCAGCAGGCGCAAGATGGCCAGCGGCAGGGCCGCGCCGCTCAGCAGGCTCCAGGCCGCACCGGTGTTGTACGTGAGGTACAGCTGCAACACGCCGGGAATGAAGTTCCTGAACTCGCCCAGCGCGAG from Deinobacterium chartae encodes:
- the lspA gene encoding signal peptidase II, giving the protein MPIFIVLSLALLALDQWVKFWSVQNLALGEFRNFIPGVLQLYLTYNTGAAWSLLSGAALPLAILRLLVGLGLLAYMVRDRHKLSRTLQFTLALIAAGAIGNAIDGLRLGKVVDMFYSHQLSAVSKALGGGEFPIFNVADSCVVVGVILLIVLNLLPHRRKL